From a region of the Mytilus galloprovincialis chromosome 3, xbMytGall1.hap1.1, whole genome shotgun sequence genome:
- the LOC143068920 gene encoding cancer-related nucleoside-triphosphatase-like, which translates to MATNTARVILLTGVPGVGKTTLIKEICKVLKTKSVNVQGFYTQEVRERGQRTGFSVVTLDGEQGPLATVQTSSDIPSGRQYTVGKYNVCLQSFENTALPTLQIKDKQNRVIIIDEIGKMELFSQSFIRHVKHILDTKGLTVIATIPVPKGRPLQLVEEVRARPDAQVFTITKENRDNILADISTSVMLSLKDNT; encoded by the exons ATGGCAACTAACACAGCAAGAGTTATTTTACTGACTGGTGTGCCAG GTGTAGGGAAAACAACACTTATCAAAGAAATATGTAAAGTTTTAAAGACAAAGTCAGTTAATGTGCAGGGCTTTTATACCCAGGAGGTCAGGGAAAGGGGACAAAGGACAGGTTTCAGTGTTGTAACACTGGATGGTGAACAGGGTCCTTTAGCAACAGTACAGACTAGTAG TGATATACCAAGTGGCAGACAGTACACTGTTGGAAAGTACAATGTTTGTCTACAGTCTTTTGAAAATACAGCCTTACCTACACTACAAATTAAg GATAAACAGAACAGAGTCATAATCATAGATGAGATTGGAAAGATGGAATTGTTTAGTCAGAGCTTTATCAGACATGTCAAACATATTTTGGATACAAAAGGTTTAACTGTCATAGCAACAATACCTGTTCCAAAGGGGAGACCACTACAGCTGGTAGAGGAAGTTCGAGCAAGACCAGATGCTCAAGTTTTTACA ataacaaaagaaaatagagaCAATATTTTAGCAGATATATCAACATCAGTAATGCTGTCATTAAAGGATAATACTTAA